A single region of the Musa acuminata AAA Group cultivar baxijiao chromosome BXJ1-11, Cavendish_Baxijiao_AAA, whole genome shotgun sequence genome encodes:
- the LOC103971371 gene encoding probable calcium-binding protein CML18 has product MAKPQKPSSSRSHSRSSSFSFLRMEELEKIFARFDVDGDGRISTADLSGFIRALGSDASPDEIRDMIAEMDADRDGFVDLQEFAAVCHGGGGGVTEEELKDAFSVYDLNNDGRITAKELHQVLNGLGEKCTMKECIQMIGAVDSDGDGCVSFEEFKMMMTGSAQTTRLQAKK; this is encoded by the coding sequence ATGGCGAAACCACAGAAACCGTCATCCTCTCGTTCGCACTCGCGGTCGTCCTCCTTCAGCTTCCTCCGGATGGAAGAGTTGGAGAAAATCTTCGCTCGTTTCGATGTAGATGGCGATGGCAGGATCTCCACCGCCGACCTGTCCGGCTTCATCCGTGCCCTCGGATCAGACGCCTCACCCGACGAGATCCGCGACATGATCGCCGAGATGGATGCCGACCGCGATGGCTTCGTCGATCTCCAAGAGTTCGCTGCAGTCTGCCATGGCGGGGGCGGTGGTGTCACAGAGGAGGAGCTCAAGGATGCGTTCTCGGTGTACGATCTGAACAACGATGGGCGGATCACGGCGAAGGAGCTCCACCAGGTGTTGAACGGCTTAGGGGAGAAGTGCACCATGAAGGAGTGCATACAGATGATCGGAGCCGTCGACTCGGACGGCGATGGATGCGTCAGCTTCGAGGAGTTCAAAATGATGATGACCGGCAGTGCTCAGACAACGCGACTGCAAGCCAAGAAATAA
- the LOC103971364 gene encoding probable leucine-rich repeat receptor-like protein kinase At1g68400, translating into MEENGLRSSPRLTPATLLLLLLLLVYCNFSSVVSSSTTAALEGDLSALLEFKAACDSGGRLASWNRSDPSPCVSWHGVTCARGRITRLVLEDLDLPGPAGLPALTRLDQLRVLSLKSNRLSGPIPDLSPLSALKLLFLAHNELSGPIPPSVASLTRLYRLDLGSNNLTGSVPASLNRLSRLLTLRLDSNRLSGPISGLVLPRLQDLNLSSNLLSGAVPPSLAAFPAAAFAGNPALCGGPLSTCRDVVSNPSHPSASAATPVPSAATVVASSSSAKPEVAPPHHAAADAGRGGMNRVAVATIVVGDSAVLVLVSGLLFCCFWRKFAGRSPSRLHEGEKIVYSSGPYAIQGNAAGATAGGGFERGKMVFFEGTKRFELEDLLRASAEMLGKGGYGTAYRAVLDDGTVVAVNRLREVHLGGKREFESQMETLGRLRHPNLVSLKAYYYARDEKLLVYDYMPNGSLFFLLHGNRGPGRTPLDWTTRMRIASGAARGLAFIHQASRSPKLTHGNIKSTNILLDKEGNALLADAGLALLGTGAAAAGRANCYRSPEAPVDGRRPWASQRADVYAFGVVLLELLTGKPAANGGASAVDLPRWVQSVVREEWTAEVFDLELMRYKGIEEDMVAMLQIAMSCSAIVPDQRPKMSNVLKMIEDIRGGGGGGGDVSSSHDSFDSVSDSASGSDAA; encoded by the exons ATGGAGGAGAATGGGCTGCGTTCTTCCCCGCGTTTAACTCCAGCCACTCTGCTGCTGCTATTGCTACTGCTTGTGTACTGTAACTTTTCTTCGGTGGTGTCTTCTTCTACTACTGCTGCTTTGGAAGGGGACCTCAGTGCTCTGCTGGAGTTCAAGGCCGCGTGCGACTCGGGCGGGAGGCTGGCGAGTTGGAACCGGTCCGACCCCTCGCCGTGCGTGTCCTGGCACGGGGTCACCTGTGCCAGGGGCCGGATCACTCGGCTTGTCCTTGAAGACCTCGACCTCCCCGGCCCTGCCGGCCTCCCGGCCCTCACCCGTCTCGACCAGCTCCGGGTTCTCAGCCTTAAGTCGAACCGCCTCTCTGGGCCCATCCCCGACCTCTCGCCGCTCTCCGCCCTCAAGCTTCTTTTCCTCGCCCACAACGAGCTCTCCGGACCCATCCCCCCGTCCGTCGCCTCGCTCACTCGCCTCTACCGACTCGACCTCGGCTCCAACAACCTCACCGGCTCGGTACCGGCCTCGCTGAACCGGTTGTCCCGCCTGCTCACCCTCCGGCTCGACTCAAACCGGCTGTCCGGTCCCATCTCCGGCCTCGTGCTACCCCGCCTCCAAGACCTCAACCTGTCGTCGAATCTGCTCTCCGGAGCCGTGCCGCCGTCGCTCGCTGCCTTCCCCGCCGCCGCATTCGCCGGGAACCCAGCCCTCTGTGGCGGGCCCCTTTCCACCTGCCGCGACGTGGTCAGCAATCCCAGCCACCCCTCGGCGAGCGCAGCGACCCCCGTCCCCTCAGCCGCCACGGTCGTAGCTTCCTCCTCGTCCGCCAAGCCCGAGGTCGCTCCTCCTCACCATGCCGCCGCCGACGCTGGTCGCGGAGGTATGAACAGGGTGGCCGTGGCGACCATCGTCGTAGGCGACTCGGCCGTGCTCGTCCTCGTCTCCGGCCTCCTCTTCTGCTGCTTCTGGCGCAAGTTCGCCGGAAGGAGCCCATCCCGCCTCCACGAGGGGGAAAAGATAGTCTATTCCTCCGGCCCCTACGCCATCCAGGGCAACGCAGCGGGCGCCACCGCCGGGGGCGGATTCGAGAGGGGAAAGATGGTGTTCTTCGAAGGAACGAAGCGGTTCGAACTGGAGGACCTCCTCCGGGCCTCGGCGGAGATGCTGGGGAAGGGCGGTTATGGGACGGCCTACAGGGCGGTGCTCGATGACGGCACCGTGGTCGCCGTCAATCGCCTCCGCGAGGTCCACCTCGGGGGCAAGCGCGAGTTCGAGAGCCAGATGGAGACACTCGGGCGCTTGCGGCACCCCAACCTTGTCTCACTCAAAGCATACTACTACGCCCGCGACGAGAAGCTTCTCGTATACGACTACATGCCCAatggcagcctcttcttcctcctccatg GGAACCGAGGGCCGGGGAGGACGCCACTGGACTGGACGACGAGAATGCGGATCGCGTCTGGGGCGGCGAGGGGATTGGCGTTCATCCACCAGGCGAGCCGCTCGCCGAAGCTGACGCACGGCAACATCAAGTCCACCAACATCCTTCTCGACAAGGAGGGCAATGCACTGCTCGCCGACGCCGGGCTGGCCCTCCTGGGAACGGGCGCCGCGGCGGCCGGGAGGGCCAACTGTTACCGGTCACCCGAGGCACCTGTCGACGGGCGACGACCATGGGCGTCGCAGCGGGCGGACGTGTACGCCTTCGGGGTGGTGCTGCTGGAGCTGCTGACAGGGAAGCCGGCTGCGAACGGCGGGGCGTCGGCGGTCGACCTACCGCGGTGGGTGCAGTCGGTGGTGCGCGAAGAGTGGACGGCGGAGGTGTTCGACCTGGAGCTGATGCGGTACAAGGGGATCGAGGAGGATATGGTGGCAATGCTCCAGATCGCCATGAGCTGCAGCGCGATCGTCCCTGACCAGCGACCAAAGATGAGCAACGTGTTGAAGATGATCGAGGACATCCGtggcggcggcgggggcggcggAGACGTCTCGTCCTCTCATGATTCGTTCGACTCGGTCTCGGACTCGGCTTCTGGATCCGACGCGGCCTAA